In one Candidatus Scalindua japonica genomic region, the following are encoded:
- a CDS encoding group II intron maturase-specific domain-containing protein, with protein MKAFLKEVFRRFNSQPVDRIIQIINPMLRGWVNYFRIGNSSRCFGYVKDWVEKKIRRNLMRARKRGGFGWNRWSRNWLYNTLKLFSNYRIERYQV; from the coding sequence ATAAAGGCGTTCCTCAAGGAGGTGTTTCGTCGTTTTAATTCACAGCCAGTAGATCGGATTATACAAATAATTAATCCTATGTTACGTGGATGGGTAAATTACTTTCGGATTGGAAATTCCAGCAGGTGCTTTGGTTATGTTAAAGACTGGGTGGAAAAGAAAATCCGTAGAAATCTTATGCGTGCTAGGAAACGAGGTGGCTTCGGCTGGAACAGGTGGAGTAGAAATTGGCTATATAATACTCTGAAGTTATTCAGTAACTATAGAATTGAACGATACCAAGTTTGA